The proteins below are encoded in one region of Mauremys reevesii isolate NIE-2019 linkage group 15, ASM1616193v1, whole genome shotgun sequence:
- the LOC120383768 gene encoding olfactory receptor 5A1-like — protein sequence MGNQTEVTEFIILGLSSDPQMKIFLFLVFLVVYLITLLANMVIMLAIRADPNLHTPMYFFLSHLSFVDICYSSAIVPNMLVHFLAEHKTISVNSCIAQMFFIFMPAVTEVYILSAMAYDRYAAICDPLRYVDTMSKGICFQLVSGAWAIGFIDALLNTIFALKLHFCGPNQINHFSCELPSLLRLSCTETLTNQVMLFTSAVILGSSSFLLMLISYIYIISTILRMRSAEGRHKAFSTCSSHLIVVGLLYLTGFFQYTKPSSVSSVVLDEIFSIQYSILTPMLNPIIYSLKNKEVKTAIGKMLGKFNFLK from the coding sequence ATGGGAAATCAAACCGAAGTGACTGAATTTATTATCCTGGGACTTTCCAGTGACCCACAGATGAAGATTTTCCTCTTCCTTGTGTTTTTAGTTGTCTACCTAATCACGCTTTTGGCAAACATGGTGATCATGCTGGCGATAAGGGCTGATCCTAACCTTCACACCCCAATGTACTTCTTCCTGTCTCATTTATCCTTTGTTGATATCTGCTATTCCTCAGCCATTGTCCCTAATATGTTGGTGCATTTCCTAGCAGAGCACAAAACCATTTCTGTCAATAGCTGCATTGCACAGATGTTCTTCATTTTCATGCCAGCTGTTACAGAAGTTTATATTCTCTCAGCAATGGCTTATGATCGCTACGCTGCCATCTGTGACCCATTACGTTACGTGGATACAATGAGCAAAGGGATCTGTTTTCAGCTGGTGAGTGGTGCATGGGCGATAGGCTTCATAGATGCCCTGCTTAACACTATTTTTGCCCTCAAGCTGCATTTCTGTGGGCCCAATCAAATCAACCATTTCAGCTGTGAGCTCCCTAGTCTATTACGTCTGTCCTGCACTGAGACCCTCACCAATCAAGTGATGCTTTTTACTTCTGCTGTCATACTTGGATCAAGCTCCTTCCTCCTCATGCTGATCTCCTACATTTacatcatctccaccatcctgaggATGCGCTCCGCAGAGGGCAGGCATAAAGCAttctccacctgcagctcccacctgatTGTGGTTGGTTTGTTGTACTTGACAGGTTTTTTCCAATACACAAAACCCAGCTCAGTCTCGTCTGTGGTGCTGGATGAAATATTCTCCATCCAGTACAGCATCTTGACTCCCAtgttaaaccccatcatctacagcctgaaaaacaaggaggtgaaAACAGCTATAGGGAAAATGTTGGGGAAATTCAATTTTCTCAAGTAG
- the LOC120383759 gene encoding olfactory receptor 5V1-like, whose product MKNQTTVTEFILLGLSSDPQLQIFLFSVFLVIYLITLGGNIVIMVVIRADSHLHTPMYFFLFHLSFVDICYSSVTVPNALRNFLAVHKTVSVNGCIAQMFFILLSGGAEILILSAMAYDRYAAICDPLRYMERMSKGICVQLVSCAWAISFFHALLNTVFTFKLHFCGPNQISHFSCELPPLLQLSCTDTLTNQVVLLTSVLIFGSSSFLLTLISYIHIISTVLRIRSAEGRHKAFSTCSSHLIVVGLFYLTGFLQYTKSSSVSSVVLGEIFSIQYSVLTPMINPIIYSLKNKEVKTGLEQMLGKLKFLK is encoded by the coding sequence ATGAAAAATCAAACCACAGTGACTGAATTTATTCTCCTGGGACTTTCCAGTGACCCACAGTTGCAGATTTTCCTCTTCTCGGTGTTTTTAGTTATTTACCTAATCACTCTGGGTGGTAATATAGTGATCATGGTGGTGATAAGAGCTGATTCTCACCTTCACACCCCTATGTACTTCTTCCTTTTCCATTTATCCTTTGTTGATATCTGCTATTCCTCGGTCACGGTGCCTAACGCACTGAGGAACTTCCTAGCAGTGCACAAAACTGTTTCTGTCAATGGTTGCATTGCTCAGATGTTCTTCATTCTCCTCTCAGGTGGAGCTGAAATTCTCATTCTCTCAGCCATGGCTTATGACCGCTACGCTGCCATCTGTGACCCATTGCGTTACATGGAGAGAATGAGCAAAGGGATCTGTGTTCAGCTGGTGAGTTGTGCATGGGCAATAAGTTTCTTCCATGCCCTGCTTAACACTGTTTTTACCTTCAAGTTGCATTTCTGTGGGCCCAATCAAATCAGCCATTTCAGCTGTGAGCTCCCTCCTCTGTTACAACTGTCCTGCACTGACACCCTCACCAATCAAGTGGTGCTTCTTACTTCTGTTCTGATATTTGGATCAAGCTCCTTCCTCCTTACCCTGATCTCCTATATTCACATCATCTCCACCGTCCTGAGGATACGCTCTGCGGAGGGCaggcataaagccttctccacctgcagttCCCACCTGATTGTGGTTGGCTTATTTTACCTGACAGGTTTTCTCCAGTACACAAAATCCAGTTCAGTCTCTTCTGTGGTGCTGGGTGAAATATTCTCCATCCAGTACAGTGTCTTGACCCCCATGATAAACCCTATTATCTACAGCTtgaaaaacaaggaggtgaaAACAGGTCTAGAGCAAATGTTGGGGAAATTGAAGTTTCTTAAGTAA
- the LOC120383765 gene encoding olfactory receptor 1009-like, which translates to MKMKNQTTLTKFILLGLSSDPQMQIFLFLVFLVIYLITLGGNIVIMVVIRADSQLHIPMYFFLFHLSFVDICYSSASVPNMLMNFLAERKTISVNGCISQMFFMLLSAAAEAFILSAMAYDRYAAICDPLHYMEKMSTRICVQLVNGAWAIGFFHALLNTVFALKLHFCGPSQISHFSCELPPLLRLSCTETLTNQVVLYTSVLTFASISFLLTLISYIHIISTVLRIHSAEGRRKAFSTCSSHLIVVGLLYLTAFLQYTKPSSVSSVVPDEIFSIQYSVLTPMLNPIIYSLKNKEVKTALRKMLGKLKFLN; encoded by the coding sequence atgaaaatgaaaaatcaaaccacATTGACCAAATTTATCCTCCTGGGACTTTCCAGTGACCCACAGATGCAGATTTTCCTCTTCCTAGTGTTTTTAGTTATTTACCTAATCACTCTGGGGGGTAACATAGTGATCATGGTGGTCATAAGAGCAGATTCTCAACTTCACATCCCTATGTACTTCTTCCTCTTTCATTTATCATTTGTTGATATTTGTTATTCCTCAGCCTCAGTGCCTAATATGCTAATGAACTTCCTAGCAGAGCGCAAAACTATTTCTGTCAATGGCTGCATTTCTCAGATGTTCTTCATGCTcctctcagctgctgctgaagctTTCATTCTCTCAGCAATGGCTTATGACCGCTATGCTGCCATCTGTGACCCGTTGCATTACATGGAAAAAATGAGCACAAGGATCTGTGTTCAGCTGGTGAATGGAGCATGGGCAATAGGCTTCTTCCATGCCCTCCTAAACACTGTGTTTGCCCTCAAGTTGCATTTTTGTGGACCCAGTCAAATCAGCCATTTCAGCTGTGAGCTCCCTCCCCTATTACGACTGTCCTGCACTGAAACCCTCACCAATCAAGTCGTGCTTTATACTTCTGTTCTGACATTTGCCTCAATCTCCTTCCTTCTCACGCTGATCTCCTACATTCACATCATCTCCACCGTCCTGAGGATACACTCTGCGGAGGGCAGgcgtaaagccttctccacctgcagctcccaccttatTGTGGTTGGCTTGCTGTACCTGACAGCTTTTCTCCAGTACACAAAACCCAGCTCAGTCTCTTCTGTAGTGCCAGATGAAATATTTTCCATCCAGTACAGTGTCTTGACCCCCAtgttaaaccccatcatctacagcctgaaaaacaaggaggtgaaAACAGCTCTAAGGAAAATGTTGGGAAAATTAAAGTTTCTCAATTAA